A genomic window from Myotis daubentonii chromosome 4, mMyoDau2.1, whole genome shotgun sequence includes:
- the TMEM219 gene encoding insulin-like growth factor-binding protein 3 receptor isoform X1 gives MGSCQAGHNLHLCLAHHPPLVCATLILLLLGLSGLGLGGFLLTHRTGLRSPDIPQDWVSFLRSFGQLTLCPTTATATGTSHGSHVVGLLTTLNFGDGPGRNKTQTFQATVRGSQMGLKGPSAGELVLITARVTTERTPGICLYFSAVPGLLPSSQPPISCSEEGVGNATLSPRMAEDCVRVWSQEGLALTKLLTSEELALCGSRLLVLGSFLLLFCGLLCFFTAVCFHPRRESYWSRTRL, from the exons ATGGGCAGCTGTCAGGCAGGGCACAACCTGCATCTCTGTCTGGCCCACCACCCACCGCTGGTCTGTGCCACTTTGATCCTGCTGCTTCTTGGCCTCTCTGGCCTGGGCCTTGGCGGCTTCCTTCTCACTCACAGGACTGGCCTGCGCAGCCCTGACATCCCTCAG GACTGGGTCTCCTTCTTGAGATCTTTCGGCCAGCTGACCCTGTGCCCTACGACCGCGACAGCCACAGGGACGTCGCATGGATCCCACGTGGTGGGCTTGCTGACCACCTTGAACTTCGGAGATGGTCCAGGCAGGAACAAGACCCAGACATTTCAAGCCACGGTGCGGGGTAGTCAGATGGGATTGAAAG GACCTTCTGCAGGAGAGCTGGTCCTCATTACAGCCAGGGTGACCACAGAAAGGACCCCAGGGATCTGCCTGTATTTTAGTGCTGTCCCAGGACTCCTGCCGTCCAGCCAGCCACCCATATCCTGCTCAGAGGAAGGAGTAGGAAATGCCACCCTGAGCCCTAGGATGGCTGAGGACTGTGTCCGGGTCTGGAGCCAGGAAGGCCTTGCGCTCACCAAACTGCTCACCTCG GAGGAGCTGGCCCTGTGTGGCTCCAGGCTGCTGGTTTTGGGCTCCTTCCTGCTTCTCTTCTGTGGCCTTCTTTGCTTTTTTACTGCTGTGTGCTTCCACCCTCGTCGGGAGTCCTACTGGTCTAGAACCCGGCTCTGA
- the TMEM219 gene encoding insulin-like growth factor-binding protein 3 receptor isoform X2: MGKCLLPGRLLPSSPFLSSSRFSVEARTPLLPMGSCQAGHNLHLCLAHHPPLVCATLILLLLGLSGLGLGGFLLTHRTGLRSPDIPQDWVSFLRSFGQLTLCPTTATATGTSHGSHVVGLLTTLNFGDGPGRNKTQTFQATVRGSQMGLKGPSAGELVLITARVTTERTPGICLYFSAVPGLLPSSQPPISCSEEGVGNATLSPRMAEDCVRVWSQEGLALTKLLTSEELALCGSRLLVLGSFLLLFCGLLCFFTAVCFHPRRESYWSRTRL, encoded by the exons ATGGGTAAGTGCCTTCTGCCTGGCAGGCTCTTGCCCAGttctcccttcctgtcctccAGCAGGTTTTCCGTGGAGGCCCGGACCCCTCTGCTCCCCATGGGCAGCTGTCAGGCAGGGCACAACCTGCATCTCTGTCTGGCCCACCACCCACCGCTGGTCTGTGCCACTTTGATCCTGCTGCTTCTTGGCCTCTCTGGCCTGGGCCTTGGCGGCTTCCTTCTCACTCACAGGACTGGCCTGCGCAGCCCTGACATCCCTCAG GACTGGGTCTCCTTCTTGAGATCTTTCGGCCAGCTGACCCTGTGCCCTACGACCGCGACAGCCACAGGGACGTCGCATGGATCCCACGTGGTGGGCTTGCTGACCACCTTGAACTTCGGAGATGGTCCAGGCAGGAACAAGACCCAGACATTTCAAGCCACGGTGCGGGGTAGTCAGATGGGATTGAAAG GACCTTCTGCAGGAGAGCTGGTCCTCATTACAGCCAGGGTGACCACAGAAAGGACCCCAGGGATCTGCCTGTATTTTAGTGCTGTCCCAGGACTCCTGCCGTCCAGCCAGCCACCCATATCCTGCTCAGAGGAAGGAGTAGGAAATGCCACCCTGAGCCCTAGGATGGCTGAGGACTGTGTCCGGGTCTGGAGCCAGGAAGGCCTTGCGCTCACCAAACTGCTCACCTCG GAGGAGCTGGCCCTGTGTGGCTCCAGGCTGCTGGTTTTGGGCTCCTTCCTGCTTCTCTTCTGTGGCCTTCTTTGCTTTTTTACTGCTGTGTGCTTCCACCCTCGTCGGGAGTCCTACTGGTCTAGAACCCGGCTCTGA